Proteins encoded by one window of Methanomassiliicoccus luminyensis B10:
- the pdxT gene encoding pyridoxal 5'-phosphate synthase glutaminase subunit PdxT, whose protein sequence is MKAGVVSVQGAAPEHVRALQQAMAGLGVKGAVVSVRRPSDLEEVSCLVIPGGESTTISKLLRRFELHDRIVRMAEEGVPMMGTCAGCVLLAKEGDAEVEKTGTRLLGLMDMGVDRNAFGRQRESFEAPLDIAGLEAPFPGVFIRGPVIRKVWGDCKVLSSYGDKIVMARQGNMLALSFHPELSGDSRVHEMLLKMI, encoded by the coding sequence ATGAAAGCAGGAGTGGTATCGGTCCAGGGAGCCGCACCGGAGCACGTGAGGGCGTTGCAGCAGGCTATGGCCGGCCTCGGTGTCAAGGGCGCGGTCGTCAGCGTCCGCCGTCCTTCCGATCTCGAAGAGGTCTCTTGCCTGGTGATCCCCGGCGGCGAGAGCACCACCATCTCCAAGCTCCTTCGCCGCTTCGAGCTGCACGACCGCATCGTGCGCATGGCCGAGGAGGGCGTGCCCATGATGGGCACCTGTGCGGGATGCGTGCTCCTGGCCAAGGAAGGGGACGCCGAGGTCGAGAAGACCGGCACCAGGCTCCTGGGCCTCATGGACATGGGGGTCGACCGCAACGCCTTTGGCCGGCAGCGGGAGAGCTTCGAGGCACCCCTGGACATCGCGGGGCTCGAGGCCCCGTTCCCAGGGGTGTTCATACGCGGCCCCGTCATCCGCAAGGTGTGGGGGGACTGCAAGGTCCTGTCCAGCTACGGAGACAAGATCGTGATGGCGCGCCAGGGCAATATGCTCGCCCTCAGCTTCCATCCCGAGCTATCAGGGGACAGCCGCGTTCACGAGATGCTTCTGAAAATGATATGA
- a CDS encoding geranylgeranylglyceryl/heptaprenylglyceryl phosphate synthase, which produces MKVREALTEKMKRGTLHMTLIDPAKQEPVKAGEIAEVASKLGTDAIMVGGSTGVTQENLDDTIKAIKARSSVPVIYFPSCAKAMSPYADAIYFMSMMNSRTVQMVMREQMKGALVVRKLGIEPISMGYIIVAPGMKVGEVGEAEVIPRDDAKLAAAYALTAEYLGMQSVYLEAGSGAPQPVPEDMIRAVRETITIPLIVGGGIRDAETAAKVKNAGADVVVTGTVVENGRFSKRLEEIIRAVKC; this is translated from the coding sequence ATGAAAGTTAGAGAGGCCCTTACGGAGAAGATGAAGAGAGGAACGCTCCATATGACCTTGATCGACCCGGCCAAGCAGGAGCCGGTCAAGGCGGGGGAGATCGCGGAGGTCGCCTCGAAGCTGGGGACCGACGCGATCATGGTAGGGGGCTCCACCGGGGTCACCCAGGAGAACCTGGACGACACCATCAAGGCGATCAAGGCCAGGTCCAGCGTGCCCGTGATATATTTCCCATCGTGCGCGAAGGCCATGTCTCCGTACGCCGACGCCATCTATTTCATGAGCATGATGAACTCCCGCACCGTGCAAATGGTGATGAGGGAGCAGATGAAAGGCGCACTGGTCGTGCGCAAGCTGGGCATCGAGCCCATCTCCATGGGCTACATCATCGTGGCCCCGGGGATGAAGGTAGGGGAGGTCGGGGAAGCCGAGGTCATCCCCCGCGACGACGCCAAGCTCGCCGCCGCCTATGCTCTGACCGCGGAATACCTGGGCATGCAGTCCGTATACCTGGAGGCGGGGAGCGGGGCGCCGCAGCCGGTGCCGGAGGACATGATCAGGGCGGTCCGCGAGACCATAACGATACCGCTCATCGTCGGCGGAGGGATCAGGGACGCCGAGACCGCCGCTAAGGTGAAGAACGCCGGGGCCGATGTCGTGGTCACCGGCACGGTGGTGGAGAACGGGCGCTTCTCCAAGCGCCTGGAAGAGATCATCCGCGCGGTGAAGTGCTGA
- a CDS encoding UbiA family prenyltransferase, whose amino-acid sequence MNRYIQLFRVGNCVMGVVGLVLGTLVAVGTGIVDHLQAVALASAVVFLFFIGGNSLNDYLDREVDKLAHPERPIPSGRMLPRTALRISAAAFALSILASLFLNPLSIAVVLTAVIIMLAYELRTKKMGLIGNMSIAWLTGALFLLGGAIVGRIEYTVAIGIMAFLATLGREIVKDIQDMGSDFDRKTLPQKIGAKRAGVVASIAFLAAVALSFQPYLAGFFNEAYLAVVLLADAIFIYCSYVHFRNPKQGQRWAKYGMLVALVAFLLGGLL is encoded by the coding sequence ATGAACAGGTACATCCAGCTATTCAGGGTCGGCAACTGCGTGATGGGGGTGGTGGGCCTGGTCCTGGGCACCCTCGTGGCAGTGGGCACCGGGATAGTGGACCACCTGCAGGCCGTGGCCCTGGCCTCCGCGGTGGTGTTCCTGTTCTTCATCGGAGGCAATTCCCTCAACGACTACCTGGACAGAGAAGTGGACAAGCTCGCCCATCCCGAGCGCCCCATACCGTCGGGCCGCATGCTGCCGAGGACCGCTCTGCGCATCTCCGCCGCCGCGTTCGCGCTGTCCATACTGGCGTCCCTGTTCCTGAACCCCCTCTCCATCGCGGTGGTGCTCACGGCCGTGATCATAATGCTGGCCTACGAGCTGAGGACCAAGAAGATGGGGCTTATCGGGAACATGTCCATCGCCTGGCTGACCGGCGCGCTGTTCCTGCTGGGAGGAGCGATAGTCGGAAGGATAGAATACACCGTGGCCATCGGGATCATGGCCTTCCTGGCGACCCTCGGGAGAGAGATCGTCAAGGACATCCAGGACATGGGCTCCGACTTCGACCGCAAGACCCTCCCGCAGAAGATCGGGGCGAAGAGAGCGGGAGTGGTGGCGAGCATAGCGTTCCTGGCGGCGGTGGCCCTATCGTTCCAGCCGTACCTGGCGGGCTTCTTCAACGAGGCTTATTTGGCAGTGGTTTTGTTAGCCGATGCAATATTTATATACTGCTCGTATGTTCATTTCCGAAACCCCAAGCAGGGCCAAAGATGGGCGAAATACGGCATGCTGGTCGCCCTCGTCGCGTTCTTGTTGGGAGGTTTGCTATGA
- a CDS encoding site-2 protease family protein → MFSDINVAADVELVRSRVEKHFKIYEVKVGYSAVTLMVDPLNKDALGADFEKLRKELKAVHFIPVIHYSGGEYTIAVIRNPQYRTRSSWTNKVLLLITFITTTFAGMMLWSDYQGSAALLSLENVGYGALFFAIPLMAILGVHEYCHYWAAKRHGVDASLPFFIPSIPPFGTFGAFISLRDPMPNRKALVDIGAAGPLGGLAVTIPVALMGLYLTANGHPLSGPITDGTMAVAIQPLFELLFLLIPIPEGMALHPTAFAAWVGFLVTAINLLPVGQLDGGHIARGLLGENAKYLGYVTFGALMLAAALYGGWLMFALIVLLLGLRHPSPLNDISNISGKTKAVGAVSMAVLLFTFVPQPLMTIAPDHSFTLDAAGGNLAAVRADDYAYFTMLVNNTGNTDSVVELSLEDLPGHMRGYLYLTGGTQDASTDELELNLPYGGSASVTVRVYVENAAPEGVNNIKLVGTSGGLIESQELTVQVISS, encoded by the coding sequence ATGTTCAGCGACATCAACGTCGCGGCCGATGTCGAGCTGGTACGCTCCCGGGTAGAGAAACATTTCAAGATCTACGAGGTCAAGGTCGGCTACTCGGCCGTCACCCTCATGGTCGATCCGTTGAACAAGGACGCCCTGGGAGCGGATTTCGAGAAGCTGCGCAAGGAGCTGAAGGCCGTACATTTCATTCCCGTGATCCACTACTCCGGCGGGGAGTATACAATCGCGGTCATCAGGAACCCCCAGTACCGCACCAGGAGCTCCTGGACCAACAAGGTCCTGCTGCTCATCACGTTCATCACCACCACCTTCGCGGGGATGATGCTGTGGTCCGACTACCAAGGCTCGGCGGCGCTGCTGAGCCTGGAAAACGTCGGGTACGGCGCGCTGTTCTTCGCCATCCCTCTGATGGCCATCCTGGGCGTCCATGAGTATTGCCACTACTGGGCGGCCAAGAGGCACGGGGTGGACGCCTCCCTGCCGTTCTTCATACCTTCGATCCCGCCGTTCGGGACCTTCGGGGCGTTCATATCGCTGCGCGACCCCATGCCGAACCGGAAGGCCCTCGTGGACATTGGGGCGGCGGGGCCGCTGGGCGGGCTGGCGGTAACGATCCCCGTGGCGCTGATGGGGCTATACCTTACGGCCAACGGCCACCCCCTTTCCGGCCCCATCACCGACGGCACCATGGCCGTGGCCATCCAGCCGCTGTTCGAGCTACTGTTCCTTCTGATCCCCATACCTGAAGGCATGGCCCTCCATCCCACCGCCTTCGCCGCGTGGGTGGGCTTCCTGGTCACCGCCATCAACCTCCTGCCGGTAGGGCAGCTGGACGGCGGGCACATCGCCCGGGGCCTGCTGGGCGAGAACGCCAAGTACCTCGGGTACGTGACCTTCGGCGCCCTCATGCTGGCCGCCGCCCTCTACGGAGGGTGGCTGATGTTCGCCCTCATCGTGCTGCTGCTGGGGCTGAGGCACCCCTCCCCGCTGAACGACATCTCCAATATCAGCGGCAAGACCAAGGCGGTGGGCGCGGTTTCCATGGCGGTGCTGCTGTTCACCTTCGTGCCGCAGCCTCTGATGACCATCGCCCCGGACCACTCCTTCACCCTGGACGCGGCGGGGGGCAATCTCGCCGCCGTTCGCGCTGACGACTATGCGTACTTCACCATGCTGGTGAACAACACCGGCAACACCGACAGCGTGGTCGAGCTGTCGCTGGAGGACCTCCCCGGCCACATGAGGGGGTATCTGTACCTGACCGGTGGAACGCAGGACGCTTCCACCGACGAACTGGAGCTGAACCTGCCCTATGGCGGCAGCGCCTCGGTGACGGTGCGGGTGTACGTCGAGAACGCCGCCCCGGAGGGCGTGAACAATATCAAGCTGGTGGGGACCTCGGGCGGCCTGATCGAGTCACAGGAGCTGACGGTCCAGGTCATTTCTTCCTGA
- a CDS encoding RsmD family RNA methyltransferase yields MSHKPYFFELSGEHASLPEAEAMACCRAECGACDLVADGPGFIVASFDGERLGTIGSRIALTHRIGAYLGSCSPQDVDPFASRLELPDGSVAVRAKRYREYLPEVDVGKLGSRVGALVAKGRKVDLADPDVELRVLLSDRLHFFISEKVVDRRSFELRKVAERPFFSPISLHPKYARALINLTEVKRGERLLDPFCGTGGLLIEAASMGVRAVGSDISEEMVQGAKENMGHFGLPWETVERADIGDVRSMFGEVDAVATDPPYGRSTSTRKEPLGDLYPRALRSISGAVKSGGKAGVVLPRPCPVPPEELELEGTHLQRVHRSLTRHYCLFRKK; encoded by the coding sequence GTGAGCCATAAACCCTACTTTTTCGAACTTTCCGGAGAACATGCCAGCCTGCCTGAGGCCGAGGCCATGGCCTGCTGCCGCGCCGAGTGCGGGGCTTGTGACCTCGTCGCCGATGGTCCGGGGTTCATCGTCGCTTCGTTCGACGGCGAGCGGCTCGGGACCATAGGCTCCAGGATCGCGCTGACCCATCGCATCGGGGCGTACCTGGGCTCCTGCTCCCCGCAGGACGTTGATCCCTTCGCTTCCCGCCTGGAGCTGCCAGACGGCTCGGTGGCGGTCAGGGCCAAGAGGTACCGGGAGTACCTGCCGGAGGTGGACGTCGGCAAGCTCGGCTCTAGAGTGGGGGCGCTGGTGGCGAAAGGGCGGAAGGTCGATCTGGCCGACCCCGATGTCGAGCTCCGGGTGCTCCTCTCCGACCGCCTCCACTTCTTCATCTCCGAAAAGGTGGTGGACCGCCGCTCCTTCGAACTGCGCAAGGTGGCGGAGCGGCCGTTCTTCTCGCCCATCTCCCTCCACCCCAAGTACGCCCGCGCTCTTATCAACCTCACCGAGGTGAAGCGGGGAGAGCGGCTCCTGGACCCTTTCTGCGGGACCGGGGGGCTGCTCATCGAGGCCGCCTCCATGGGCGTCCGGGCGGTGGGCTCCGACATATCGGAAGAGATGGTGCAGGGGGCCAAGGAGAACATGGGGCACTTCGGCCTGCCATGGGAGACGGTGGAGAGGGCGGACATCGGGGACGTCCGGAGCATGTTCGGCGAGGTCGACGCTGTAGCCACCGATCCGCCCTACGGAAGATCCACCAGCACCAGGAAGGAACCCCTCGGGGACCTGTACCCTCGGGCGCTGCGCTCGATCTCGGGAGCGGTGAAGAGTGGCGGCAAAGCGGGGGTCGTTCTGCCCCGCCCCTGCCCCGTCCCGCCGGAAGAGCTGGAGCTGGAGGGAACGCATCTGCAGAGGGTGCACCGCTCGCTCACCAGGCACTATTGCCTGTTCAGGAAGAAATGA
- the radA gene encoding DNA repair and recombination protein RadA, with the protein MPGNSIEELPGVGPATAEKLRDAGYVDLMAIAVESPKVLAEVAEIGESTAVKIISAAKQAADVGGFETGDLILERRKNIHKLTSCSKAFDELMGGGLETQAIAEFFGEFGSGKTQMCFQLAVNATRPVEDGGLDGDVFIIDTENTFRPERIVQMATALDLDPEAVLKRIHVARAFNSHHQMLLVEKAQELAHEMNVRLMIVDSLTAHFRAEYVGRGALAERQQNLNKHMHDLLRFADLNNAVIAVTNQVSAKPDAFFGDPTRPIGGHIVGHAATYRLYLRKSKGGKRIARLIDSPNLPEAEAVITVGEDGVRD; encoded by the coding sequence ATGCCCGGAAACAGCATAGAAGAGTTGCCTGGTGTTGGACCCGCAACTGCAGAGAAGCTGCGTGATGCCGGCTATGTCGACCTGATGGCGATCGCGGTAGAGTCCCCCAAAGTCCTCGCGGAAGTGGCGGAGATCGGGGAGAGCACCGCGGTGAAGATCATCTCGGCGGCAAAACAGGCCGCCGACGTCGGGGGGTTCGAGACGGGAGACCTGATACTTGAAAGAAGGAAGAACATCCACAAGCTCACCTCCTGCTCGAAGGCTTTCGATGAGCTCATGGGGGGAGGCTTGGAGACCCAGGCCATCGCCGAGTTCTTCGGCGAGTTCGGGAGCGGGAAGACCCAGATGTGCTTCCAGCTGGCCGTCAACGCCACCCGTCCGGTGGAGGACGGGGGCCTCGACGGGGACGTGTTCATAATCGATACCGAGAACACCTTCCGCCCGGAGAGGATAGTCCAGATGGCCACCGCGCTGGACCTGGACCCCGAGGCGGTCCTCAAGAGGATCCATGTGGCGAGGGCGTTCAACTCTCATCACCAGATGCTGCTGGTGGAGAAGGCCCAGGAGCTGGCGCATGAGATGAACGTCCGCCTGATGATCGTGGATTCCCTGACCGCCCACTTCCGTGCCGAGTATGTCGGCAGGGGCGCCCTGGCGGAGAGGCAGCAGAACCTGAACAAGCACATGCACGACCTGCTCAGGTTCGCCGACCTCAACAACGCGGTGATAGCGGTCACGAACCAGGTCTCGGCCAAGCCGGACGCCTTCTTCGGCGATCCCACCCGGCCCATCGGCGGCCACATCGTTGGCCATGCCGCCACCTACAGGCTGTACCTCAGGAAGAGCAAGGGAGGGAAGAGGATAGCAAGATTAATTGACTCCCCCAACCTACCCGAGGCCGAGGCGGTCATTACCGTTGGCGAGGATGGAGTCAGGGACTGA
- the cca gene encoding CCA tRNA nucleotidyltransferase: MQVEQEVLGKVSPTAERRDAIQRTVRSLLETVRKEADARDLGLEVMLVGSVAKDTYLNDPDIDVFVLFPELISRNKLEKTGLDIGRRTLTKVEERYAEHPYIHGEWEGLEVDLVPCYHIKDPQCLRSAVDRTPFHTRYVQSHLGEGQKGEVRLLKRFAKGVGVYGAEARVQGFSGYLLEILVMKYGSFRAVLEHASEWKKGVTLGLEEDQGKRFQDPLVFYDPVDRGRNVASALSANSFALFIHAAREYLKAPSERFFFPSPREPLSVEDIRKAVAERGTGMVVVELDRPDLIDDNLYPQARKSLDGLAALLASYDFTVLDKTFHIGDRIRFVIELRSLTLPRAARHNGPPAWIDNASSFLEKWKGAGLSEPFLENGHWSVMVRREHTGPKSLIEAKFSSAGLGSDLRDLKGLRVETGEMAISERNRAALSLLLDKRKNWEV, translated from the coding sequence ATGCAGGTCGAACAAGAGGTCCTCGGGAAGGTCTCCCCTACCGCGGAGAGACGGGATGCGATACAGCGGACCGTCCGGAGCCTGCTCGAGACCGTCAGAAAGGAAGCCGATGCCCGCGATCTTGGCCTGGAGGTCATGCTGGTGGGCTCGGTGGCCAAGGACACCTACCTGAACGACCCGGACATCGACGTTTTCGTGCTGTTCCCCGAGCTGATATCCAGGAACAAGCTGGAGAAGACCGGCCTGGACATCGGGAGGAGGACCCTGACCAAGGTGGAGGAGAGATATGCCGAGCACCCATACATCCACGGAGAATGGGAAGGCCTGGAGGTCGACCTCGTCCCCTGCTATCATATAAAGGACCCCCAGTGCCTGCGCTCGGCGGTGGACCGGACGCCGTTCCATACGCGTTACGTGCAGTCGCACCTTGGGGAGGGGCAAAAGGGGGAGGTGAGGCTGCTGAAGCGCTTCGCCAAGGGAGTGGGGGTCTACGGCGCGGAGGCGCGGGTCCAGGGCTTCTCAGGCTACCTCCTGGAGATCCTGGTAATGAAGTACGGCTCCTTCCGGGCGGTGCTGGAGCACGCCTCCGAGTGGAAGAAGGGCGTCACCCTGGGCCTGGAGGAAGACCAGGGAAAGAGGTTCCAGGACCCCCTGGTGTTCTACGACCCGGTGGACAGGGGCCGCAATGTGGCGTCGGCGCTGTCGGCGAACAGCTTCGCCCTGTTCATCCATGCCGCCAGGGAATACCTCAAGGCGCCGTCGGAGCGCTTCTTCTTCCCCTCGCCGAGGGAGCCGCTCTCCGTGGAGGACATCAGGAAGGCCGTGGCCGAGAGGGGCACCGGGATGGTAGTGGTAGAGCTGGACCGGCCGGACCTCATCGACGATAACCTCTATCCCCAGGCGAGGAAGTCCCTGGACGGGCTGGCGGCCCTGCTGGCCAGCTACGACTTCACGGTGCTGGACAAGACGTTCCACATCGGCGACCGCATCAGGTTCGTGATCGAGCTGAGGTCGCTCACGCTCCCCCGGGCGGCGAGGCACAATGGCCCCCCGGCGTGGATAGACAACGCCTCCTCCTTCCTGGAGAAGTGGAAGGGCGCCGGACTGAGCGAGCCGTTCCTGGAGAACGGGCACTGGTCGGTGATGGTGAGGCGAGAGCATACCGGGCCCAAAAGCCTGATCGAGGCGAAGTTCTCCTCGGCGGGGCTGGGGAGCGATCTCAGGGACCTCAAGGGGTTGAGAGTGGAGACCGGCGAAATGGCGATCAGCGAGAGGAACCGCGCGGCCCTGTCGTTATTGCTGGATAAAAGGAAGAACTGGGAAGTTTGA
- a CDS encoding B12-binding domain-containing protein, translated as MIDLKSVNYDRVLRRYDIQMESRETPEELAGRMVPKDPLLKKIAEDVVFMRYKNIGEDVTAAFKIFSPEEVIEQGLIKGMDVVGELYGRGIYYLPHVMVAADAMDKGVKICESKMTGAREGRGKIVMHVAEGDPHDIGKNIAAVLLKSNGYAVVDMGRDVAVVDVIDTVEREKPNVVTGTALMTTTMSAFPRVAEKLQEKGINIPFVCAGGAVNRAYVESYPLGVYASKAIMGPALANKAMEGWDWRKLRDNWDAITGGAGAK; from the coding sequence ATGATAGATCTGAAGAGTGTAAACTACGACCGGGTCCTCAGGCGCTATGATATCCAGATGGAATCGAGGGAGACCCCGGAAGAGCTGGCGGGACGGATGGTCCCGAAAGACCCGCTTCTCAAGAAGATAGCGGAGGACGTTGTGTTCATGCGCTACAAGAACATAGGCGAGGACGTTACCGCCGCCTTCAAGATATTCAGCCCCGAGGAGGTCATAGAGCAGGGTCTCATCAAAGGAATGGACGTCGTCGGCGAGCTGTACGGGCGTGGCATCTACTACCTGCCACATGTCATGGTGGCCGCCGATGCCATGGATAAGGGCGTAAAGATATGCGAGTCCAAGATGACCGGCGCCCGCGAGGGCAGGGGCAAGATCGTCATGCACGTTGCCGAGGGCGACCCCCACGACATCGGCAAGAACATCGCTGCCGTCCTGCTGAAGTCCAACGGCTACGCCGTGGTGGACATGGGAAGGGACGTCGCCGTGGTCGACGTCATCGACACGGTGGAGAGGGAGAAGCCCAACGTGGTCACCGGCACCGCCCTGATGACCACCACCATGTCCGCGTTCCCCCGGGTCGCGGAGAAGTTGCAGGAGAAAGGCATCAACATCCCCTTCGTCTGCGCCGGCGGCGCGGTGAACAGAGCGTACGTGGAATCGTACCCCTTGGGGGTCTACGCCAGCAAGGCCATAATGGGACCCGCCCTGGCCAACAAGGCCATGGAGGGCTGGGATTGGAGGAAGCTCAGGGACAACTGGGACGCCATCACCGGCGGCGCGGGGGCGAAGTAA
- the mtaB gene encoding methanol--corrinoid protein co-methyltransferase MtaB: MAIRRYTKMEYSAPDDMVFGEARFPVSYGLGQTIGAGVVVPEINFAPRPGAEKSPETLRREYVDYITKDILDRAITLGFPAVQLENEHIFQMVNEPEKFAKPVVAGQKEMMQKYHDEYGIALSIRHTLADPRLAEEGLRPGMDKKHNYPEKTIESIEIAAANGADLLSIESMGGKEVADHSVLRQDIRGWLFGIGYLGSIDMEWLWPQIVDIAKKSKVKAGGDTNCAGANTSMFMAGGYLDKDIPRTFSAVTRAIASARTLVAWECGATGPDKDCGYEGPIVKAIAGKPTAQEGKNSQCAHADMMGNLIAQVCDLWSNESVEYHPEFGGSSVQCWLGSIGYECALMNTAKQLKQDKLLRDLYMATDRFRCPEAHILAYDNAYRIGQAIVEYGSNIYLRSKAAGMTAAKIIEESNKIGMLKLSKHESDMLRKIITDLSALPDEEGRFVDQCLRAYKDIPLFSPKNYEM, encoded by the coding sequence ATGGCGATCAGAAGATACACCAAGATGGAGTACAGCGCCCCGGACGACATGGTCTTCGGGGAGGCGAGATTCCCCGTGTCCTACGGGCTCGGGCAGACCATCGGCGCGGGAGTGGTGGTCCCGGAGATTAACTTCGCCCCACGGCCGGGCGCCGAGAAGAGCCCCGAGACCCTGAGGCGGGAGTATGTGGACTACATCACCAAGGACATTCTCGACCGCGCCATCACCCTGGGGTTCCCGGCGGTGCAGCTGGAGAACGAGCACATATTCCAGATGGTCAACGAGCCGGAGAAGTTCGCCAAGCCCGTGGTGGCCGGACAGAAGGAGATGATGCAGAAGTACCACGACGAGTACGGCATCGCCCTGTCCATCCGCCATACCCTGGCGGACCCCCGGTTGGCCGAGGAGGGCTTGAGGCCTGGAATGGACAAGAAGCACAACTATCCCGAGAAGACCATCGAGTCGATCGAGATCGCCGCCGCCAACGGCGCCGACCTGCTGTCCATCGAGTCCATGGGCGGGAAGGAGGTGGCCGACCATTCGGTGCTGCGGCAGGACATCCGCGGATGGCTGTTCGGCATAGGCTACCTCGGCTCCATCGATATGGAATGGCTGTGGCCGCAGATCGTCGACATCGCCAAGAAGAGCAAGGTCAAGGCGGGCGGCGACACCAACTGCGCCGGGGCCAACACCTCCATGTTCATGGCCGGCGGGTACCTGGACAAGGATATCCCCAGGACCTTCTCCGCTGTGACCCGCGCCATCGCCTCGGCGAGGACGCTGGTGGCCTGGGAGTGCGGCGCCACCGGTCCGGACAAGGACTGCGGCTACGAGGGCCCCATCGTCAAGGCCATCGCCGGCAAGCCCACCGCCCAGGAGGGGAAGAACTCCCAGTGCGCCCACGCCGACATGATGGGCAACCTCATCGCCCAGGTGTGCGACCTGTGGTCCAACGAGTCGGTAGAGTACCACCCCGAGTTCGGCGGCTCGTCCGTCCAGTGCTGGCTCGGTTCGATCGGCTACGAGTGCGCGCTCATGAACACCGCCAAGCAGCTGAAGCAGGACAAGCTCCTGCGCGACCTGTACATGGCCACCGACCGGTTCCGCTGCCCCGAGGCCCATATACTCGCCTACGACAACGCCTACCGCATCGGCCAGGCCATCGTGGAGTATGGCAGCAACATCTACCTGAGGTCCAAGGCCGCCGGCATGACCGCCGCCAAGATCATCGAGGAATCGAACAAGATCGGCATGCTCAAGTTGTCCAAGCACGAGAGCGACATGCTCAGGAAGATAATCACCGACCTGAGCGCGCTGCCGGACGAGGAGGGCAGGTTCGTAGATCAGTGCCTCAGGGCCTACAAGGACATCCCCCTGTTCAGCCCCAAGAACTACGAGATGTGA